From the genome of bacterium:
AAGGAAGAAAGCTAACGAATATCTCTCTACACCCCGTACGCATCGTTGGAGGGCTACCAAAGCTAGTCGATCGTTCATCTTTCAAGCAGAAACTTCGCAAAAGCCATTAACTTTACGGGCAACTCAACCGATAATATCTGCTGATGAACAATAGTTTTGGCGTTATATTTGCTCGAATATCAAAGCATACTGACCTGATTGTCGCGATGGCGATCTTGGCGACGGTTACGATGCTCATACTTCCGCTACCTGAATGGTTGTTGGATACGGCTATCGTAATCAACATCGCTGCAGCGGTGGTTGTGGCGCTAGTATCGGTGAACGTTACTGAGCCGCTTCAGTTCTCGGTATTCCCTTCACTTCTGTTGATAACAACACTTTTCCGACTTGCTCTTAGTATAGCTGCAACAAAGCTTATTCTAGGCACCGGCGCTGCAGGTCAGGTTATTGAAACCTTCGGCACCTTTGTCGTAGGCGGCGACTTCGTGGTGGGGTTAGTGGCATTCCTTATTCTGGTTATTGTCCAGTTCGTGGTCATTACCGGAGGCGCCGGCCGAGTTGCTGAAGTTGCCGCTCGATTTACTCTCGATGCAATGCCCGGCAAGCAAATGGCGATTGACGCCGATTTAAATTCCGGTTTAATCGATGAGGATGTAGCCAGAAAAAGGCGAAGAACCGTCCAGCAAGAAGCTGACTTCTATGGTGCGATGGATGGCGCCAGCAAGTTCGTTCGTGGTGACGCCATTGCGGCTATTATCATCATGCTCATCAACATAGTCGGTGGGTTCGCGATTGGATTCTTTAAAGGCAATGGCGATTTCCTGACGGTAATGAAAACCTACACGCTTCTCACCGTCGGCGAAGGTCTGGTCAGCCAGATACCCGCTTTGCTTATCTCTACTTCAACAGGTTTGATGGTTACCCGCGCCAGCTCTGATTCGGCGATGGGAACGGATTTGTTGAACCAAGTTTTAGCTCAACCCAAGGCGCTTGGCGCAGCAGGTGGAGCCCTCGCGCTAATCGGTTTCGTCCCAGGCTTCCCAACTTTTCAATTTCTAATCGTTGGTGGATTGCTTGCGGCAATATCTTATGGCCTTCAAACCGGCAAGATATCCGCGCAAGCAATTGCTTCAGGCAAACCAAAAGATAAGGTTCTAACAGAAGCGCAAACAGCAAAAGCGGCTCAACCCAAAGGGCCAGAAGCCGTCATGCCTCTACTTATGGTCGATCCGGTTGAATTTGAGTTTGGTTACGGCTTAATGCCGCTTGTAGATCCCTCAGAAAAGGGAGACCTTATCGACCGCATCACCGCCGTACGAAGGCAATTAGCCGTCGAACTCGGCTTAGTAATGCCCAGTGTTAGAGTGCGGGATAACATGCAGCTTAATGCCAACGAATATGTCATCCGAATTCGTGGCGAGGAAGTAGCTCGAGGTGATGCCTTCCCACACGCCCTATTGGCAATGGATTCCGGAAGCGTTATTCAACCCGTTCCAGGCAATCCAACCAAGGAACCAGTTTTTAACCTTGATGCGCTTTGGATTAACGGAAGCCATCGTGAGATTGCTTTACAGTCCGGTTACACCGTGATCGAACCAGCCGCTATGATCGCAACCCATTTAACCGAAATCGTCAGAACTTACGCCGCTGAGTTGCTAAGCCGCCAGGATGTTCAGGCGCTTTTGGATAATGTGAAGATTACAAACAGTGCGGTGGTTGATGAGCTTATCCCACAGATACTCAGCATCGGAGAGGTTCAAAAAGTATTGCAGAACCTACTTCGAGAGCGAGTACCCATCCGTGATATGGTCACTATCTTAGAAACCCTAGCCGATTTTGGCTCACGCACAAAAGAGACAGAGCAATTAGCCGAATTGGTTCGAGCTTCCATTGCGCGAACAATTACCCGGCAACTCGTCGATGAAGCGGGCGTACTCCACGTCATAACCTTCGAACCGCTTCTCGAACAAAAGCTCCAAGAGAACGTTCAAACAACCGCGATGGGTAATTCCCTTGCGATGGACCCAAGAGATGCTGAAATGCTGATTAAATCGGTACAAGGCGAAGCAGAGCGCGCAATCACCGCAGGACATACCCCTGTGCTTTTATGCTCAAACCAATTACGTATGCCGCTGCGGCGAATAATTGAACGATCGATGCCGTCTGTAGCCGTGGTTTCTTATCATGAAATTTCTCCAAAAACAAATGTCGATCAAATCGGTGAAGTGAGGTTGGCCGCATGACAGTCCGAACTTATGTATCCCCAAATAAATTGGAAGCTCTGCTAAAGATTCGAGAAGAACTCGGTCCGCAAGCAGTAATCATTAGTGAACGCAAGTTCAAAAAGGGTGGGCTAATGGGCGCTTTCGGCAAGGACATGGTAGAAGTCGTTGCTGCGCGCAAGGATGAGGAAATTGTAGAAGTCGCAACGGTAAGATCGCGCAAAGCCCTCACAGACGATGAGATCGAAGAAGTCAACACCCGTCAACGCACCCGAAAAGCGAATAATCCGCCAGAGCTAGTCGGGAAAATTTCGAAGCTAGAAGAAGATATCTGCTTCCTACGAGCGGCTATTGAGGAAATGAATAAGAACGCCGTCGTCCAGATGTCCGTCACTGACGATTTGCCTGAAATGACTTCCAAGAAAAGTATCGACACAATCGCACAAATGATTGGTGGGCCGATCATGCCCTCCTCACGTCCACCAAAAGTGGTTGCGCTCATTGGGCCGACAGGAGTTGGCAAAACAACGACGATTGCCAAATTAGCGGCCGATTTCGGGCTTACCCAACGAAAGCGAGTGGGGCTGATCACACTCGATACCTTCCGTATCGCAGCGGTCGAACAACTACGAACCTACGCTCAGATTATGGATATTCCGTTCGAGATCGCCTCTTCTCCTGAAGAAATCCTAGAGGCAGTTAATACCCTAAGCAACATGGATTTCGTCTTCATCGATACTGTCGGTCGAAGTCAAAAGAGCGCTCGTCATTTGGATGAACTAAAAAAGGCGCTTGAACCTGTGATGCCGGAAACACACCTCGTTTTAAGCGCTACGACAAAGACGAAAGACCTTATAGATATCGTCGGGAAATTTACGCATATTCCAACCCATCGCCTGCTATTTACGAAACTGGATGAGACAGACAATCTCGATAACATTCATGAGCTTTACGAGCGGTTCAGCCTGCCTATTTCCTACCTGACAACAGGGCAGCGCGTTCCTGAGGATATTGAACTGGCGACTGAGGTGCGAATGCGCGAATTATGTTGTGCGGCTGCTCATTAAGCTAAAGTAACTTCAGATTCTATGAGAGCGGTTCGCAGCGATTCGCGAAGGTCGGAAAGAACTGCCATCTGGCGCTTTGGGTCGGTCTTTACGAGTATTTTAAGGGTAACTTTCGTTGCATCAAAATAAGCTACACCTTGAAGTGTCGGTTTTCCCAGGACGCCAACAGCTTCAAACTTAGCACCAACCGCTTCGATCACTCGACTAACCTTTTCTAAGTCTGAGGCTGCAGTAACACTAACTTCAAGGTAGTTCTCAACCGCCCCACGTGAAAAGTTAGTTACTTTTGATATATCGCCATTAGGCATGGTTATAAGGCGTCCTTGATCATCCCGAATTCGAGTAATGCGAATACCGACCGAATCAATCACCCCTGTCACATCACTAATTGTCACATAATCGCCAACCGAATATTGGTCTTCGAGAAGAATAAAGAAGCCGGCAATAGCATCACGCACTAACTTCTGAGCGCCAAAACCAATCGCTAGCCCGCCAACCCCCACAGTGGTGAGGATCGGTGTGATGTCATACTTGTCACCACCGATAGTCTTCACTATCTGAATTCCACCAATAATAATCAGAAGGTAGCTGACGATATTCTTGAGGATGCCTTGAAGCGTACTGATACGACTGTTCTGCCGCTCATCGAGCTTATCACGTGTCCAAGGGGGATTGAGGGAAAGGTCAATGGCTCGAAGAAATATCAGCCTCACTATCCACAGTGTGACCAATATAAGAAGCGTAATTAGCCCTTTCTCAAATGCAGACGCCCCCAAATGACGCCACCAGTCAGCCGTTAACATAATCTTTTCACCCTCTTAATATCCTACCTTCAGAACCTCTTTAATGAACTTTCAGCTTGTGAATGGGAGGTATGGTTGGTTTTGGAATCCTGATACCCAAACTTTTTTCTTGTGATGGATCAGCCAAAACAGCATTGAAACGAGCTAAATCAGTAATCGGAGCTAAACACACATTGCCCCGACACAGAAATGCGGAGGGAAGGGTCGCGACGTTATAAAATGAAGGCGCATTCTTTTGAGAATAGACGACCACTAGCGTCTTGATAGGGCTTTGCCTTGCCGCAGCATCATAGAAAGCTTGAGTCTTTGCATCAGCCGGATCGCCAATAATTACCACATGCAAAGGAGGCATGAGATGACGTAGGACTGAACGATTAAATGAACTAGCATCCAAACCGAGTAAGCTCGCAGTTCCTGCTACAGCGTTTAAGGTTCGTTGTGAGTGCTCTATCCATTTCACATCACCTGTCCAAGCGGATAAATCATCGAGAACCCCCGCCACAATTGAATTCGCAGCCGGAAGCGGTTCATCCTTAATTGGCTTGTGGAGGCATAAAGTTATCCCTGCTGAACTTCGCACATCAGCCAAATCGTAAAATCCACCTTCTGCTGTGTCCTCATACCGACTGATTGCATAATTCATCAATCGTTTAGCAAACAGAAGCAAAGCAGGTTCCCCAGTAACCCCAAAAACATCAATAGCTGCGCGAGCCGCCCAAACTTGATCGTCGAGCCAACCGGCTCCCTCAGCCTCCGATAACTTGTAGGCTTTCATATGATAAAGTCCACCATCCGGCGCAACCATATTTAGCCGAATAGCGTTCATTGCATCCACAGCCTCATCACGCAACGAATTAGACATCAGGGGGTCATCATAAAAAACTCGGTGGGCAGTTAATAATGCAGAAATGGCAATTCCATTAAGATGAGTAAAAACAGTCTTATCAACGGAAGGTGGTTTAAGCGCCTTGTCACGAGTTTCCCGCATTTTTTGAGTAGCAGAACGCACCAACTGCCTGGCAACATCTTCCGTAACACCCATCTTTGCAGCCAGCTTGTTATAAGATATGGCCACTCTGAGCGCATTTACCCCTAATTTCCCATAGTCCCCATTTCTTGTGATGTCATAGTATAAAGAGGCAGCTCGATACTCATCTCCGGAGACGGCTGCTGCCAGATCAGACAACCTCCAAGTGTAAAAACTTCCATCATCACCCTTCGCATTATCCGAATCCTGGGATGCCCAGAAAGCGCCGCTGCTCTTATCAAGCAGGTTCTGAGATAAATAATCCTGAATTCCATAAACGATATCGCGATAAAGTGGCTTTTTGAAGACGGAATAAGCAAGAGAGTAGACACGCATCATTTGGGCATTTTGGGATAAAAGCTTTTCAAAATTAGGTTCACCCCAATCAAAATCGTAGCTCTCATTGAAGAAACCGCCTCTTAAGTGGTCGTAAAGCGCCGATTGAGCCAGTGTGTCAAGGGTATGTGTCACCATTCGCCCCGCTTCAATATCGCCCATCTTGACATAACGAAAGATGAGTAGCTCCAAAAGCGCCGGACGCATTGGCTTACTTTTATCAGCAGCCCTAAACCCACCTTCCTCAGGATCATAAGCTGCAATAATCTGGTTACGGAGCTGCTCGAGTGTCTGATAATTTGCTTCCCCCGGCAACGGTTTCATCAATTGATCAGCGCTGGCTCGTTGTGAGAAAGCTTGGGCAGTTATTTCATGCTGTTCGCGGTTCATATTCCACTCTTCACTAATTCGTGCAAGTAACTCTTTTAAGTGGTTCTTCGAAACGGACCCAACCGAGTAGAGTAGATTGCCATTCGTATCCAAAAGCACAATAAGCGGAAGACCACCTTTGAATTCGCTGGCTTTCTCGCTTGTCTGAAGCTGTGCTTGAATAAAGTAACGCCGATACAACTCAGGATGAACATCGATACCCACTTTGATTGCGACAAAACGACGATTGATTACATCCACTAAATCCGCGTCATCATAGGTAAGACGGTTCATTTCATGGCTATCATGTGACCAGCAAGCGCCAAGATCCAAGAGAACAATCTTATCCTCACTTTTGGCCTTTTTGAAGGCATCAGGTCCCCACTCATGCCAATCAATCAACTGGAACCTAGCTTGCCGAGCGTAGGTATCATGGGATTCACCCAACCCATTCTCAATATCTTGATCCTGATTACGCAATAATTGGCCTACTAATGCAAGGCCGACAATGCAAATCACTGTTAACATAAGCCATTGGAAGCGAGGAGAGTGCGAATTCATCATGTTTTAGCCTCAATATGATTCTAAAGTAGCTGAGCTTTAGAAGTCAAGTGCCAAGTTGATTACACGCTAGGAATGAAGCTAATTCCATTCAATCCTCAAACATTAGGTACACTAAAAGAGTATTCTCAGGAGGTAACAAATTGGCGACTATCACCGAACAGCAAGTATTAGAAGCGCTTCAGGTCATCATCGACCCTGACCTTCAACGTGACATCGTATCGCTTGGGTTTGTCAAAGACATCAAGATTGAGGACGGGCACGTACGAGTCAAGATCGAACTGACCACCCCTGCCTGTCCGGTGAGAGATATGTTCAAGCAGCAAGCCACCCAAGCGGTAAGCGTCATCCCGGGCGTGCGGAACGTCACGGTGGAGATGACATCACAGGTTCGCTCACGGCCGGAAACCCCCGAACAACTTCTGCCGGGGGTCAAGCAAGTGGTCGCCATTGCCAGCGGTAAGGGCGGCGTGGGCAAGTCCACTGTTGCCGTCAACCTGGCGGTCGCATTGGCGAAGACCGGCGCCAAGGTTGGATTGCTTGATGCCGACGTTTATGGCCCAACCGTTCCAAAGCTGATGGGTTGCGCTAATGAGCACCCCATCGCCGAAGACGGCAAGCTCATCCCTATCGAAACCTTCGGCATCAAGATGATGTCTTTGGGGATGTTGATAACTGAGGACTCGGCTGTGCTTTGGCGAGGGCCGATGGTTGCCAGCGCTGTTCAGCAGCTTCTCTCTGATGTCAAATGGGGTGAACTTGACTACCTGCTGGTCGACCTGCCTCCCGGCACCGGTGATGCACCCATGACCCTCGGCCAAAGCGTTCCGTTAGCGGGTGTAGTAATTGTATTAACCCCGCAGGATGTCGCTGCTACGATTGCAGCCAAATCGATACAACTCTTCCAACGACTGGATGCGCCTATCCTTGGCATCGTCGAGAACATGGCGGGGTTTGTGTGCTCCCACTGCGGCGAAGTCACCCAGATATTCTCAGGCCAGTCCGGTCCCGAACTTGCTAAGCGGTTCAAGATCCCCTTCCTCGGCTCAATTCCCCTCGACCCCAACATCAGCGCTTCGGGCGATCAGGGAACCCCGGCCATAGAGGCTTATCCCGACTCAACACAGGCCAAAGCCTTCACAGAGATTACCGGCAAGCTCGCACAGCAGATCAGTATCATGGCGACAGTGCAAAAAGATCTCATTCGCAACGTACCGTTAATTAAGAGGTAAAGCGATGGCGGAAAGACTAATCGGGGCGCATCTATCAACTGCGGGCGGGATGCAGAATGCTCTCTATCTGGGTAAGGAAGCGGGCTGCACCGTTGTTCAGATATTCACAGCCAGCCCGCGACAGTGGAAGAGCAGTCCCTTAAAAGAAGAGACCCCTGACGCATTCAATAAGGCCCGCGCAGAAACCGGCATCGACTGCGCGATCGCACACGACTCCTACCTAATCAACATGGCCGCGAGTGATGAAGGACTGATAGGCCGCTCACAGGGCGCCTTTATTGAAGAGATGGAACGATGCCATGCCCTCGGCATTCCCTATGCTGTCACCCACATGGGCGCGCACGTTGATAACAGCTTCGAAGCGGGAATGGCCAACGCTGCCGCCTCCCTCAAGAAGCTCTTGGAGATAGGCCCAAAAGACGTGCACATCACCCTTGAAACCACTGCAGGGCAAGGCACCGGTATCGGCTACCGCTTCGAACAAATCGCAGAGCTTATCGAAATGGCCGGGGGAAGCGACCGTCTGGCCGTGTGCATCGACACCTGTCACATCTTCGCCGCCGGCTACGACCTTCGCACTCCCGAAACCTACAACGACACCATGGCCCAGTTCGACAAGCTAATCGGCTTCAACCGCCTGCGCGTCATCCACGCCAACGACTCCCTCAAACCCCTAGGCTCCCGAGTAGACCGCCACGCCACCCCCGGCGAAGGCCAACTCGGCCTAGAAGCCTTCCGCCTCCTCCTAAATGACCCCCGCCTAACCCACATCCCCATCATCATAGAAGAACCCGACGACACAAAGATAGCCGCAGATGTGGCGAGATTGAGGAAGCTAGCGAAGTAGGCGAAAGACGAAAGGAGCGTAACAACGATGCAACCTCCACCTAACCTTACTAATTGATAACCCCAACCATCTCGTGACATGGGCATCTTTATCTGATCTAAACCCGACTATACGCCATAGGTTGCCCAAAGTCCTGCTTTACAGCTGACGGTGTTTACGCAATCCTACTATTTCACGGAATACTACTGATTTACCCAAACATAGCCTCATCGCGGCATATTGATAAAGACGTAGGCTTATCAATATCCGTCTTCGCTTTTGTTCGGGATGACATAAACAAGCCGTCGGGGTCTGCCTTTGGCTTCTTTTAAGTGGAAGTAAGGCTGGTAGGGATAGTTTCCCCTGCTTGTCAGGATAGTTTGTAACGC
Proteins encoded in this window:
- the flhA gene encoding flagellar biosynthesis protein FlhA; translated protein: MNNSFGVIFARISKHTDLIVAMAILATVTMLILPLPEWLLDTAIVINIAAAVVVALVSVNVTEPLQFSVFPSLLLITTLFRLALSIAATKLILGTGAAGQVIETFGTFVVGGDFVVGLVAFLILVIVQFVVITGGAGRVAEVAARFTLDAMPGKQMAIDADLNSGLIDEDVARKRRRTVQQEADFYGAMDGASKFVRGDAIAAIIIMLINIVGGFAIGFFKGNGDFLTVMKTYTLLTVGEGLVSQIPALLISTSTGLMVTRASSDSAMGTDLLNQVLAQPKALGAAGGALALIGFVPGFPTFQFLIVGGLLAAISYGLQTGKISAQAIASGKPKDKVLTEAQTAKAAQPKGPEAVMPLLMVDPVEFEFGYGLMPLVDPSEKGDLIDRITAVRRQLAVELGLVMPSVRVRDNMQLNANEYVIRIRGEEVARGDAFPHALLAMDSGSVIQPVPGNPTKEPVFNLDALWINGSHREIALQSGYTVIEPAAMIATHLTEIVRTYAAELLSRQDVQALLDNVKITNSAVVDELIPQILSIGEVQKVLQNLLRERVPIRDMVTILETLADFGSRTKETEQLAELVRASIARTITRQLVDEAGVLHVITFEPLLEQKLQENVQTTAMGNSLAMDPRDAEMLIKSVQGEAERAITAGHTPVLLCSNQLRMPLRRIIERSMPSVAVVSYHEISPKTNVDQIGEVRLAA
- a CDS encoding AAA family ATPase; translated protein: MTVRTYVSPNKLEALLKIREELGPQAVIISERKFKKGGLMGAFGKDMVEVVAARKDEEIVEVATVRSRKALTDDEIEEVNTRQRTRKANNPPELVGKISKLEEDICFLRAAIEEMNKNAVVQMSVTDDLPEMTSKKSIDTIAQMIGGPIMPSSRPPKVVALIGPTGVGKTTTIAKLAADFGLTQRKRVGLITLDTFRIAAVEQLRTYAQIMDIPFEIASSPEEILEAVNTLSNMDFVFIDTVGRSQKSARHLDELKKALEPVMPETHLVLSATTKTKDLIDIVGKFTHIPTHRLLFTKLDETDNLDNIHELYERFSLPISYLTTGQRVPEDIELATEVRMRELCCAAAH
- a CDS encoding mechanosensitive ion channel domain-containing protein; this translates as MLTADWWRHLGASAFEKGLITLLILVTLWIVRLIFLRAIDLSLNPPWTRDKLDERQNSRISTLQGILKNIVSYLLIIIGGIQIVKTIGGDKYDITPILTTVGVGGLAIGFGAQKLVRDAIAGFFILLEDQYSVGDYVTISDVTGVIDSVGIRITRIRDDQGRLITMPNGDISKVTNFSRGAVENYLEVSVTAASDLEKVSRVIEAVGAKFEAVGVLGKPTLQGVAYFDATKVTLKILVKTDPKRQMAVLSDLRESLRTALIESEVTLA
- a CDS encoding DUF255 domain-containing protein — protein: MMNSHSPRFQWLMLTVICIVGLALVGQLLRNQDQDIENGLGESHDTYARQARFQLIDWHEWGPDAFKKAKSEDKIVLLDLGACWSHDSHEMNRLTYDDADLVDVINRRFVAIKVGIDVHPELYRRYFIQAQLQTSEKASEFKGGLPLIVLLDTNGNLLYSVGSVSKNHLKELLARISEEWNMNREQHEITAQAFSQRASADQLMKPLPGEANYQTLEQLRNQIIAAYDPEEGGFRAADKSKPMRPALLELLIFRYVKMGDIEAGRMVTHTLDTLAQSALYDHLRGGFFNESYDFDWGEPNFEKLLSQNAQMMRVYSLAYSVFKKPLYRDIVYGIQDYLSQNLLDKSSGAFWASQDSDNAKGDDGSFYTWRLSDLAAAVSGDEYRAASLYYDITRNGDYGKLGVNALRVAISYNKLAAKMGVTEDVARQLVRSATQKMRETRDKALKPPSVDKTVFTHLNGIAISALLTAHRVFYDDPLMSNSLRDEAVDAMNAIRLNMVAPDGGLYHMKAYKLSEAEGAGWLDDQVWAARAAIDVFGVTGEPALLLFAKRLMNYAISRYEDTAEGGFYDLADVRSSAGITLCLHKPIKDEPLPAANSIVAGVLDDLSAWTGDVKWIEHSQRTLNAVAGTASLLGLDASSFNRSVLRHLMPPLHVVIIGDPADAKTQAFYDAAARQSPIKTLVVVYSQKNAPSFYNVATLPSAFLCRGNVCLAPITDLARFNAVLADPSQEKSLGIRIPKPTIPPIHKLKVH
- a CDS encoding Mrp/NBP35 family ATP-binding protein, translated to MATITEQQVLEALQVIIDPDLQRDIVSLGFVKDIKIEDGHVRVKIELTTPACPVRDMFKQQATQAVSVIPGVRNVTVEMTSQVRSRPETPEQLLPGVKQVVAIASGKGGVGKSTVAVNLAVALAKTGAKVGLLDADVYGPTVPKLMGCANEHPIAEDGKLIPIETFGIKMMSLGMLITEDSAVLWRGPMVASAVQQLLSDVKWGELDYLLVDLPPGTGDAPMTLGQSVPLAGVVIVLTPQDVAATIAAKSIQLFQRLDAPILGIVENMAGFVCSHCGEVTQIFSGQSGPELAKRFKIPFLGSIPLDPNISASGDQGTPAIEAYPDSTQAKAFTEITGKLAQQISIMATVQKDLIRNVPLIKR
- a CDS encoding deoxyribonuclease IV; its protein translation is MAERLIGAHLSTAGGMQNALYLGKEAGCTVVQIFTASPRQWKSSPLKEETPDAFNKARAETGIDCAIAHDSYLINMAASDEGLIGRSQGAFIEEMERCHALGIPYAVTHMGAHVDNSFEAGMANAAASLKKLLEIGPKDVHITLETTAGQGTGIGYRFEQIAELIEMAGGSDRLAVCIDTCHIFAAGYDLRTPETYNDTMAQFDKLIGFNRLRVIHANDSLKPLGSRVDRHATPGEGQLGLEAFRLLLNDPRLTHIPIIIEEPDDTKIAADVARLRKLAK